Within the Pseudomonadota bacterium genome, the region TCGGCGCTACCGCCCTGCTCCTGTTTCTGTTCGTCAGCATGGCGCTCAGTCCGATGTACAAGAGTCTGCAACAAAACGAACGGCGCGTGGCGCGTCAATATGCTGAACTGGATCAGATGAAAGCCATCGCCGGACAATCCACCCTATCGGTTACACAACCGACGACTACGAACGGGTCGCTGGTCATCCTGTTGCAAGACAGCGCTCGCCAGGAAGGGGTTGCCATTGCAACGATGCAACCTATCGGCGAGAACTCGATCAATACGCGGCTCGACGATGTATCTTTCAACGCAATGATACGCTGGCTTGCGGCGCTCGAATCGCGGGGCATCAGCGTGCAGAGCGCGTCCTTGCGCATCGGCCGGGAAAGCGGCACGGTCGATTCCAGCCTGCTGCTCAGAAGAAACTGACCGCAGCGTCTTTGCGCAGGACATGACCCGCTCAAACAAAAAGTTACTGGGCGTCGCGGTTGCCGCTTTTGTTTTCTTCCTGGCCGTCAATATCCCTGCCCAGGTCATTCAACCGTTACTTGCCGGGACACCGGCAAACATGAGCGGCCTGTCCGGAACCTTGTGGAATGGAGCGGCGCAGAATTTTTCTGTCGATCAACTACGGTTCGGAGCGGCCAGATGGCGCTGGAAACCCGGTGGCCTGCTGACGGGACGGATGGAATTCGATTTTCATGCGGGGGTTCCGGGTCAGCAATTATCCGGTCGGTTCGGACTGTCGGTCAACGGCCAAATCCACGCCAGGAACGCCAATCTCGAATTGTCGCTGACCCAGCTGGGCGCCATGCCATTCGGGACACAGGCCAGCATATCCGTAGCTATAGAATCGCTTGCCATGGCCGGCGACTGGCCAGAGCATGCGGCCGGAAG harbors:
- a CDS encoding type II secretion system protein M, producing the protein MTLAQWINERSESERNILLGATALLLFLFVSMALSPMYKSLQQNERRVARQYAELDQMKAIAGQSTLSVTQPTTTNGSLVILLQDSARQEGVAIATMQPIGENSINTRLDDVSFNAMIRWLAALESRGISVQSASLRIGRESGTVDSSLLLRRN
- a CDS encoding type II secretion system protein N produces the protein MTRSNKKLLGVAVAAFVFFLAVNIPAQVIQPLLAGTPANMSGLSGTLWNGAAQNFSVDQLRFGAARWRWKPGGLLTGRMEFDFHAGVPGQQLSGRFGLSVNGQIHARNANLELSLTQLGAMPFGTQASISVAIESLAMAGDWPEHAAGRIHLNDTSMNIPGKLALGDFEGHFRIANGGNLIADFFDLDGALEIDGTLDLDASGNYQVTGQIRPRGRINQRLKNILNFMPRENGVYQLSFSGSL